From Pleurocapsa sp. PCC 7319:
GAGGTTTTTGTTGCCAGACGCTAGGAAAATCTGCAATACCATTCAGTTCTTCTTGGGGTATCTCGTCAGCAGGGGTATTAAACTGACGGGTTTTATACGAGCTAAAAGTATCCACTCGCCCAGGACCATAGGCTGACTGTCGATCTAAAAAAGCAAATTTACTTCTTTGAGTAATTAGAGCATCTCTGGTTTGAGGAATAGCAAAATAGCGATAAATCAACTTTTCCAGAGGATTCAGATTTGCACCCATAGCCTCGATCGCCGGCATCATTTTATCCGCAGTAAACCGCTCATCGATCGCCACATTTGAAAGAAAACGGATATATCCCTCTAAATTAACGGTATTAGAAGGCATAGCGGTAATAATCTGCGGTTCACTATCTGGAGTATCTCTAAGTGAACCTGCATGACAAGTTGCACAGTTTTGTGCCACGCGATCAAAGCCTATTTTAGCTTGAGAAAAACCAATAGGAAGGTCATGTTCTGGTTCTTGAATAAAGCCTAGTGAAGTGTACCCCTCTCCAGGCAATTTATCTGTAAAAACAACTGGTAGTGCCTTCCAAACCCAATAGGGAATACCATTAGCAGCTTCTCCCCCAATCGAACCATATTTGTAATGGTCGTTAATATCTGCATACTTAGTTGTACCGTTACCAAACAATAATGGTGAAACTAAGTAGATTACGATCGCGACCAAAATAGCCACAATAATCCCGAAAATTTTCCACCATATTTGCTTAAAATTAGATTCCTGATTTGTTGTTAAATTAGATTCCTGACTTTCTGTAGTCACTGCTCATCTCCCAAAACTACCAATTACTAACTCCGAACTCCGAACTCCGAATTC
This genomic window contains:
- a CDS encoding c-type cytochrome produces the protein MTTESQESNLTTNQESNFKQIWWKIFGIIVAILVAIVIYLVSPLLFGNGTTKYADINDHYKYGSIGGEAANGIPYWVWKALPVVFTDKLPGEGYTSLGFIQEPEHDLPIGFSQAKIGFDRVAQNCATCHAGSLRDTPDSEPQIITAMPSNTVNLEGYIRFLSNVAIDERFTADKMMPAIEAMGANLNPLEKLIYRYFAIPQTRDALITQRSKFAFLDRQSAYGPGRVDTFSSYKTRQFNTPADEIPQEELNGIADFPSVWQQKPREGMQLHWDGNNTSVNERNNSAALALVTPTTIDFGAIHRVADWLWELPAPTYPYAINPELAAAGKKIYANNCASCHAFDGSKVGTVIPITEIGTDPGRLDSYTEELAQNQKTLFAGISYQGVDQQFKHFQKTNGYANMPLDGVWLRAPYLHNGSVPTLRDLLEPPAKRPKAFYRGYDVFDRDNVGFVSNIPEENGKQYFKLDTTLPGNSNSGHLYGTDLPAKDKDALVEYMKQL